A window from Staphylococcus succinus encodes these proteins:
- a CDS encoding metallophosphoesterase family protein → MKFAIITDVHGNFDALESVLDDIDRREKIDKIYNLGDNIGVGHETNKVLDAIFDRDDMEIIAGNHDEAVMSLVNETPYPEDLKDKFYEHHQWIESHLDEDYYDRLNGLSRVMELTLNNKKILFIHYEIPNEKLETPIDGQPFSPIVEPSEENVKALFADKNADLIVFGHNHTVHLYDDKSTVYFNPGSVGLNNGAYAVYGIVTIEEDEFSFERVKVPYDNEEFIRGFNEKQVPAKELIFDKFL, encoded by the coding sequence ATGAAATTTGCAATAATTACTGATGTCCACGGAAATTTTGATGCCTTAGAATCAGTTTTAGATGATATTGATAGAAGAGAAAAAATCGATAAAATTTATAACTTAGGCGATAATATTGGAGTCGGACATGAAACGAACAAAGTACTGGATGCTATCTTTGATAGAGATGATATGGAAATTATAGCAGGTAACCATGATGAAGCAGTGATGTCGCTCGTCAATGAAACACCCTATCCAGAAGATTTAAAAGATAAATTCTATGAACATCATCAATGGATTGAAAGTCATTTAGATGAAGATTATTATGATAGATTAAATGGCTTATCACGTGTCATGGAGCTGACATTGAATAATAAAAAAATATTATTTATTCACTACGAAATTCCTAATGAGAAATTAGAGACACCAATTGATGGGCAACCATTTAGTCCAATTGTTGAGCCAAGTGAAGAAAATGTTAAAGCGTTATTTGCTGATAAAAATGCGGATTTAATTGTATTTGGACATAATCATACTGTACATTTATATGATGACAAATCAACTGTTTATTTCAATCCTGGATCAGTAGGATTAAATAATGGCGCATATGCAGTGTATGGCATTGTAACAATTGAGGAAGATGAATTTTCATTTGAACGTGTGAAAGTACCTTATGATAATGAAGAATTCATAAGAGGATTTAATGAGAAACAAGTACCAGCGAAAGAGCTCATATTTGATAAATTTTTATAA
- a CDS encoding HAD family hydrolase yields the protein MDNVKAIFLDMDGTILHKDNRVDIETVKVISQLRNQGYKVFLATGRAHDEIHYLVPESFEVDGIISSNGTLGVVEEETIFKHSLSYNTVLEIVKRAKQQAIYYEVFPFDRQRIVLKEDKAWAEELFEANTPPGKVGESEWTSRKESIVKKVDWEDSIPDSTFSKIYLFSPDYDKITNFRNQLIEDEVALHISVSNSSRFNAETMAFEVDKGTGIKEMIEHFGIRQEETLVIGDSDNDRAMFAFGHYTVAMKNARPEIQALAKDVTSLTNEENGAAAYLSEHFINN from the coding sequence ATGGATAATGTTAAAGCAATATTTTTAGATATGGACGGTACAATTTTACATAAAGATAACCGTGTAGATATAGAGACAGTAAAAGTCATCAGTCAGTTGAGAAATCAGGGTTATAAAGTATTCTTAGCTACTGGAAGAGCGCATGATGAAATACATTATTTAGTACCTGAGTCTTTTGAAGTAGACGGTATTATTAGTTCAAATGGTACATTAGGTGTAGTTGAAGAAGAAACGATATTTAAGCATAGTTTATCTTATAATACAGTGCTTGAAATCGTGAAACGTGCAAAACAACAAGCAATTTATTATGAGGTATTTCCCTTTGATAGACAGCGTATTGTACTTAAAGAAGATAAAGCATGGGCTGAAGAACTATTTGAAGCTAATACACCACCTGGAAAAGTTGGTGAGAGCGAATGGACTTCAAGAAAAGAATCTATTGTGAAAAAAGTTGATTGGGAAGATAGCATACCCGATAGTACTTTTTCTAAAATATATTTATTTTCACCAGACTATGATAAGATTACAAATTTTCGTAATCAATTAATCGAAGATGAAGTGGCACTACACATAAGTGTTTCTAATTCATCACGCTTCAACGCTGAAACAATGGCATTTGAAGTAGACAAAGGTACTGGTATAAAAGAAATGATAGAACATTTTGGCATTCGACAAGAAGAAACATTAGTTATTGGTGACAGCGATAATGATAGAGCGATGTTTGCATTTGGTCATTATACGGTTGCTATGAAGAATGCAAGACCCGAAATACAAGCATTAGCCAAAGATGTTACTTCATTAACAAATGAAGAAAATGGTGCTGCAGCATACTTAAGTGAACATTTTATAAATAACTAA
- a CDS encoding ABC transporter ATP-binding protein: MLIDLKHIARRKQGKEIIKNVSWQVNKGDKWMLYGLNGAGKTTLLNILNAYEPHTSGELTLFGMQPGKKGYSADNVRAQIGFVSNSLMDRFQDGEIVIDVVISGIFKSIGIFQEVHQSYIDMAKKYLAQMGMSDFENQYYGYLSTGERQKVLIARALMGSPQLLILDEPASGLDFIAREDLLNALDSLYKQNPQLAVIYVTHFVEEITCSIQKGFLLKDGSCYKQGDLTSVLNSNTLSEFFNRNVYVNNQNQRYSLFLQE; encoded by the coding sequence ATGCTTATTGATTTAAAGCATATTGCTAGAAGAAAGCAAGGGAAAGAAATAATTAAAAATGTAAGTTGGCAAGTCAATAAAGGTGATAAGTGGATGTTATATGGGTTAAACGGTGCTGGTAAAACGACATTGCTTAATATTTTAAATGCATATGAACCTCATACTTCAGGTGAACTTACATTATTTGGAATGCAACCAGGTAAAAAGGGCTATTCTGCGGATAATGTACGCGCGCAAATAGGATTTGTGTCGAATAGTTTAATGGACCGATTTCAAGATGGGGAAATCGTGATAGATGTAGTTATAAGTGGCATATTTAAGTCTATAGGTATTTTCCAAGAAGTGCATCAATCATATATAGATATGGCTAAAAAGTATTTGGCACAAATGGGTATGTCAGATTTTGAAAATCAATATTATGGCTATTTATCTACAGGAGAAAGGCAAAAAGTACTTATAGCAAGAGCGTTGATGGGTAGCCCACAATTACTTATTTTAGATGAACCGGCTTCAGGATTAGATTTTATTGCGCGTGAAGATTTATTAAATGCGTTAGATTCACTTTATAAACAAAATCCACAACTAGCAGTGATTTATGTTACCCATTTTGTAGAAGAAATAACATGTAGTATCCAAAAAGGTTTTTTATTAAAAGATGGTAGCTGTTATAAGCAAGGGGATTTAACTTCAGTCCTTAATAGTAATACATTGAGTGAATTTTTCAATAGAAATGTATATGTTAATAATCAAAATCAACGTTATTCATTATTTTTACAGGAATAG
- a CDS encoding ArsR/SmtB family transcription factor: MDDSFDQQTIDSVTEIFKALSDGNRIRIMHLLSHGECSVGHIAHTLDISQSNVSHQLRLLKQAHLVKSKRDGQSMIYTLDDTHVTTLLKQAIHHATHK, encoded by the coding sequence ATGGATGATTCATTTGATCAACAAACGATTGATAGCGTAACTGAAATTTTCAAGGCTTTAAGCGACGGGAATCGTATCCGAATTATGCATTTATTATCACATGGAGAATGTAGTGTTGGTCATATTGCACACACTTTGGATATTAGTCAATCTAACGTTTCACATCAATTGCGTTTATTAAAGCAAGCCCATTTAGTTAAGTCAAAACGTGACGGACAATCTATGATTTATACTTTAGATGACACACATGTAACAACTTTGTTAAAACAAGCGATACATCACGCCACTCATAAATAA
- the glmS gene encoding glutamine--fructose-6-phosphate transaminase (isomerizing) gives MCGIVGYIGHDNAKELLLKGLEKLEYRGYDSAGVAVVNDEGTSVFKAKGRIAELRKVADSDATDGSVGIGHTRWATHGVPNYENSHPHQSSSNRFTLVHNGVIENYEELRNEYLSEIAFQSETDTEVIVQLVEYFSNEGLPTEEAFTKVVSLLEGSYALGLIDSADRDTIFVAKNKSPLLIGVGDDFNVIASDAIAMLQVTNRYKEIHDHEIVIVKRDEVIIKAQDGSVQERDAYTAQIDASDTEKGVYDHYMLKEIHEQPAVMRRIIQEYQDEDGNLKMDADIIKDVAEADRIYIVAAGTSYHAGLVGREFIEKWAGVPTEVHVASEFVYNMPLLSEKPLFIYISQSGETADSRAVLVETNKLGHKSLTITNVAGSTLSREANHTLLLHAGPEIAVASTKAYTAQIAVLSILSQIVAQEHGREANIDLLPELAKVTTAIEAIVDDADIMEQIATDFLATTRNAFFIGRTMDYNVSLEGALKLKEISYIQAEGFAGGELKHGTIALIEEGTPIIALATQKNVNLSIRGNVKEVVARGANPCIISMDGLNKEGDTYVIPHVHELLTPLVSVVTTQLIAYYASLHRDLDVDKPRNLAKSVTVE, from the coding sequence ATGTGTGGAATTGTTGGATATATCGGGCATGATAATGCTAAAGAATTATTATTAAAAGGTTTAGAGAAATTAGAGTACAGAGGCTATGATTCAGCTGGTGTAGCAGTAGTCAATGATGAAGGTACATCTGTATTTAAAGCAAAAGGTCGTATTGCTGAGCTTAGAAAAGTTGCTGATAGTGATGCAACAGATGGCAGTGTAGGCATCGGTCATACACGTTGGGCAACACATGGTGTTCCAAACTATGAAAATTCACACCCACATCAATCATCTTCAAATCGTTTTACACTTGTACATAACGGTGTAATTGAAAACTATGAAGAACTAAGAAATGAATATTTGAGTGAAATTGCATTCCAATCAGAAACTGATACAGAAGTTATTGTACAATTGGTCGAATATTTTTCAAATGAAGGACTTCCAACTGAAGAAGCATTTACAAAAGTAGTATCATTATTGGAAGGTTCGTATGCGCTTGGTTTAATCGATAGTGCTGATCGAGATACAATCTTCGTGGCTAAAAATAAATCGCCGCTATTAATTGGTGTTGGTGATGATTTCAATGTTATTGCTTCAGATGCAATTGCGATGTTACAAGTAACTAATAGATATAAAGAAATCCATGATCATGAGATTGTTATCGTTAAACGTGATGAAGTTATCATTAAGGCTCAAGATGGCAGTGTTCAAGAAAGAGATGCTTATACAGCGCAAATTGATGCTTCTGATACTGAAAAAGGTGTCTATGATCACTATATGCTTAAAGAGATTCATGAGCAGCCTGCAGTAATGCGTAGAATCATTCAAGAATATCAAGATGAAGATGGTAACTTGAAGATGGATGCGGATATTATTAAGGATGTAGCAGAAGCAGATCGTATTTATATTGTTGCAGCTGGAACAAGTTATCATGCAGGTTTAGTAGGCAGAGAGTTTATTGAGAAATGGGCTGGTGTTCCTACAGAAGTACATGTAGCCTCAGAGTTTGTCTATAATATGCCGTTACTTTCAGAAAAGCCTTTATTCATTTATATTTCACAATCAGGTGAGACTGCAGACAGTCGTGCAGTATTGGTAGAAACTAATAAATTAGGTCATAAATCACTAACTATTACTAATGTGGCTGGCTCTACACTTTCTCGTGAAGCTAATCATACATTATTGTTACATGCAGGTCCTGAAATTGCTGTAGCTTCTACTAAAGCTTATACAGCACAAATTGCGGTATTATCAATACTTTCACAAATCGTTGCACAAGAGCACGGTAGAGAAGCAAATATTGATTTATTACCAGAATTAGCAAAGGTAACTACAGCAATTGAAGCTATTGTTGATGATGCAGACATTATGGAACAAATAGCTACTGATTTCTTAGCAACAACACGTAACGCATTCTTTATCGGTAGAACAATGGATTATAATGTGAGTTTAGAAGGCGCATTAAAACTCAAAGAAATTTCATACATTCAAGCAGAAGGATTTGCTGGTGGTGAATTGAAACACGGTACAATCGCGCTTATTGAAGAAGGTACACCAATCATTGCTTTAGCGACACAAAAAAATGTTAATCTTTCAATCAGAGGTAACGTGAAAGAAGTTGTGGCACGTGGTGCAAACCCTTGTATTATTTCAATGGATGGACTTAACAAAGAGGGCGACACTTATGTAATTCCACATGTACATGAGTTATTAACACCGTTAGTGTCAGTTGTCACAACACAATTAATTGCTTATTATGCTTCATTACACAGAGATTTAGATGTGGATAAACCACGTAACTTGGCAAAATCAGTTACTGTAGAATAA
- a CDS encoding PTS sugar transporter subunit IIA yields the protein MSELFSNENIFINQKVGTQNEAIEKAGQALVSSGAVTEAYIQAMKDREEIVTTFMGNGLAIPHGTDEAKTSVLKSGLTLIQIPEGVDWDGEEVKVVVGIAGKDGEHLDLLSQIAITFSEEENVERIVNASSAEEIKQVFEEADA from the coding sequence ATGAGCGAATTATTCAGTAATGAAAATATATTTATTAACCAAAAAGTTGGAACACAAAACGAAGCAATCGAAAAAGCAGGACAAGCTTTAGTATCAAGTGGTGCTGTGACAGAAGCATATATTCAAGCAATGAAAGACCGTGAAGAAATAGTGACTACATTTATGGGCAATGGCTTAGCTATCCCACATGGTACTGATGAAGCTAAAACAAGTGTATTAAAATCTGGACTTACTTTAATCCAAATACCTGAAGGCGTTGACTGGGACGGCGAAGAAGTGAAAGTTGTTGTAGGTATTGCTGGTAAAGATGGTGAGCATTTGGATTTACTTTCACAAATCGCAATCACTTTTAGCGAAGAAGAAAATGTAGAGCGTATCGTAAATGCTTCGTCTGCTGAAGAAATTAAACAAGTCTTTGAGGAGGCTGATGCATAA
- a CDS encoding DUF2200 domain-containing protein — MTKPKVYTMAFRSVYPHLITKVEKKGRTKAEADLLIRWMTGYSQKQIDQMLEDDTDYETFIVKAPQLNPDRNKITGVICGVRVEDMEASVMKEIRYLDKIIDELAKGKAIENIMREDK, encoded by the coding sequence GTGACTAAACCAAAAGTATATACAATGGCGTTCAGGTCCGTGTATCCTCATCTTATAACTAAAGTTGAGAAAAAGGGAAGAACCAAAGCAGAAGCAGATTTATTAATTCGATGGATGACTGGATATTCCCAAAAACAGATAGATCAAATGTTAGAAGATGATACAGACTATGAAACATTTATTGTGAAAGCGCCACAGTTAAATCCAGATAGAAATAAAATCACTGGTGTCATTTGTGGTGTTCGGGTAGAAGATATGGAAGCATCAGTTATGAAAGAAATTCGTTATTTAGATAAAATAATTGATGAATTAGCAAAAGGCAAGGCGATTGAAAATATCATGAGAGAAGATAAATAG
- a CDS encoding BglG family transcription antiterminator, with amino-acid sequence MFLSTREKEIIEMLIKYHGQYVKIYDIAQYLAVSSRTIHRELKSIESYINSFNIKLERVTKKGIQFDGDEQAITALKNMLLKQNTIDLSHEEQKVIILYGLIQAKEPIKQYGLAQEIGVSTQTLAKLLDELDYELDQYQLQLHKKRGEGIRLEGTESKKRELLSQLMVNNLNSTSVYSVIENHFVYQSLNHSQLSMVDMDKIFQVERILMDHLGQLPYALTESSYLTLTVHIVLSIDRMLNGEYVSISEDIYNSVKDSFEHEVAHALAIHLEDIYDVQFNQAEVTFITIHLRGAKRKESDDIFKDEKDEKDENKINQFTQFVINNSSHKFNDLETLTEGLRLHIIPAINRLNANIETYNPLTEMIKYKYPSLFESVHQGLIQTWPNFVFPDSEIAFIVLHFGGAIQSQSTNNYKVLVVCSSGIGTSRLLATRLQQTFSEIQHPKQASVGDLIEIDTSQYDAIISTVDLDITVPYLTVNPLLPDSDINHVAAFLNMRKDSIATTGSEIENIKQHIKAPEDQLKYIRKGLELIDSVYIDYTSISDLSNYLTDKLISYEIIHHHSSFAELIKDCIDKQGFVLEPYPIAIPHLKHEIIQKPIILITILNEPILLKSNQNDNQSIKYLLNMFIPPDDYLASLVSDISGDMVEHLKQIDEFMKHPEQLKDMLKQHYLIHLKNQLNME; translated from the coding sequence ATGTTTTTGAGTACACGTGAAAAAGAAATTATCGAAATGTTAATTAAGTATCACGGTCAATATGTCAAAATTTATGACATTGCTCAATACTTAGCTGTATCCTCTCGTACTATTCATAGGGAATTAAAATCTATCGAGTCTTATATTAATTCATTTAATATCAAATTAGAACGCGTAACAAAAAAAGGCATACAATTTGATGGAGATGAACAAGCTATTACTGCACTCAAAAATATGCTGCTCAAGCAAAATACAATTGACTTATCTCATGAAGAACAAAAAGTAATTATTTTATATGGTTTAATTCAAGCTAAAGAACCGATTAAACAATATGGCTTGGCACAGGAAATTGGTGTATCTACACAAACATTAGCTAAATTACTAGATGAATTAGATTATGAGCTCGACCAATATCAATTGCAGCTTCATAAAAAACGTGGTGAAGGCATTCGTTTGGAAGGAACTGAGTCAAAAAAACGTGAGTTATTAAGTCAACTTATGGTTAATAATTTAAATAGTACAAGTGTTTATTCTGTTATTGAAAATCATTTTGTGTATCAGTCCTTAAATCACTCTCAATTATCTATGGTGGATATGGACAAAATTTTCCAAGTCGAGCGCATACTTATGGATCACTTAGGCCAGCTTCCATACGCATTAACTGAATCAAGTTATCTCACTTTGACTGTCCACATCGTCTTAAGTATCGATCGTATGTTAAATGGTGAGTATGTCTCTATTAGTGAGGATATCTATAATAGTGTTAAAGATTCATTTGAACATGAAGTTGCACATGCTTTAGCTATACATTTAGAAGACATCTATGATGTTCAATTTAATCAAGCTGAAGTTACTTTCATTACCATTCACTTACGTGGCGCCAAACGAAAAGAGTCTGACGATATATTTAAAGATGAGAAAGATGAAAAAGATGAGAATAAAATCAATCAGTTCACACAATTTGTTATTAACAATTCATCTCATAAATTTAACGATTTAGAAACCTTAACAGAAGGTTTAAGACTCCATATTATTCCTGCAATTAATCGTTTGAACGCTAATATTGAAACATATAATCCATTAACAGAAATGATTAAGTATAAATACCCTAGCCTTTTCGAAAGTGTCCACCAAGGTCTCATTCAGACTTGGCCGAACTTTGTTTTCCCAGATAGTGAAATTGCTTTTATCGTCTTGCATTTTGGGGGTGCAATTCAAAGTCAAAGTACAAACAACTATAAAGTATTAGTTGTTTGTAGTAGTGGTATTGGCACAAGTCGTCTACTCGCTACACGATTACAACAAACATTCAGCGAAATACAACATCCTAAACAAGCATCTGTAGGTGACTTAATTGAAATTGATACATCACAATACGATGCTATTATTTCAACCGTTGATTTAGACATAACTGTTCCCTATCTAACTGTGAACCCTTTATTGCCAGATTCAGATATTAACCATGTAGCTGCATTTTTAAATATGCGTAAAGATTCAATAGCAACGACAGGTTCAGAAATTGAAAATATCAAACAACATATTAAAGCTCCTGAGGATCAACTTAAATACATTAGAAAAGGTTTAGAACTTATAGATTCTGTATATATTGATTATACGAGTATATCTGACTTGTCCAATTATTTAACTGACAAACTTATATCATATGAAATCATTCATCATCACTCGTCATTCGCTGAACTTATTAAAGATTGTATAGATAAACAAGGTTTTGTCCTAGAACCTTATCCGATAGCTATACCTCATTTAAAGCATGAAATCATTCAAAAACCTATTATTTTAATTACTATTTTGAATGAACCCATCTTGCTTAAAAGTAATCAAAATGACAATCAATCGATAAAATATTTGTTGAATATGTTTATACCCCCTGATGATTATTTGGCTAGTCTTGTCAGTGATATATCTGGAGACATGGTAGAACATTTAAAGCAAATTGATGAATTTATGAAACACCCTGAACAACTAAAAGATATGTTGAAACAGCATTATCTAATACATTTAAAAAATCAATTAAACATGGAGTGA
- a CDS encoding PTS mannitol transporter subunit IICB produces MSQTQTEEKNGIGRKVQAFGSFLSSMIMPNIGAFIAWGFIAAIFIDGGWWPNKDLSELAGPMITYLIPLLIAYSGGRLIHEMRGGIIAAVATMGVIVALPDTPMLLGAMIMGPLVGWLMKKVDGFIQPRTPQGFEMLFNNFSAGILGFIMTIIGFKVLAPIMEFIMHILSVAVEALVHAHLLPLVSIIVEPAKIVFLNNAINHGVFTPLGADQAASAGQSILYTIESNPGPGLGILVAYMIFGKGTAKATSYGAGIIHFLGGIHEIYFPYVLMRPLLFIAVILGGMTGVATFSLFDFGFKSPASPGSFIVYILNAPKGEFFHMILGVLLAALVSFIVAAIILKFTKEPEEDLEAATEKMEATKGKKSSVASKLSGKEDSKATTTAGATTGTATDETSNSDANNDADILDDYDTENVHAHDYSKVNHVIFACDAGMGSSAMGASMLRNKFKKAGIQDVNVTNTAINQLPSDAQLVITQKKLTDRAIKQVPSAIHISVDNFLNSPRYDELLENLKNEEN; encoded by the coding sequence ATGTCACAAACTCAAACTGAAGAAAAAAACGGTATTGGACGTAAAGTTCAAGCATTCGGCTCTTTCCTAAGTAGTATGATTATGCCAAACATCGGTGCTTTTATCGCATGGGGATTTATTGCAGCGATATTTATTGATGGTGGTTGGTGGCCAAATAAAGATTTAAGTGAGTTAGCTGGACCAATGATCACTTACTTAATTCCATTACTTATCGCATACAGTGGTGGTCGCCTTATACATGAAATGCGCGGTGGTATTATTGCTGCTGTAGCAACAATGGGTGTTATCGTTGCCTTACCAGATACCCCAATGTTACTTGGTGCAATGATCATGGGACCACTTGTAGGGTGGCTAATGAAAAAAGTCGATGGCTTTATTCAACCAAGAACGCCTCAAGGCTTTGAAATGCTATTCAATAATTTCTCAGCTGGTATTTTAGGTTTTATCATGACAATTATTGGATTTAAAGTTTTAGCACCAATAATGGAATTTATTATGCATATCTTATCCGTAGCTGTTGAGGCTTTGGTACATGCGCATTTACTTCCATTAGTCAGTATCATTGTTGAACCAGCAAAAATCGTATTCTTAAACAATGCGATTAACCATGGTGTGTTTACCCCGCTCGGTGCTGATCAAGCAGCTTCAGCAGGTCAATCTATTTTATATACAATCGAATCAAATCCTGGACCTGGTTTAGGTATCTTAGTAGCTTATATGATTTTTGGTAAAGGGACTGCCAAGGCAACATCATACGGCGCTGGTATCATACACTTCTTAGGTGGTATTCATGAGATTTACTTCCCTTATGTGTTAATGCGCCCGCTATTATTCATTGCTGTAATCTTAGGTGGTATGACAGGTGTTGCTACATTTTCACTTTTTGACTTTGGATTCAAGAGCCCTGCCTCACCAGGGTCTTTCATAGTTTATATTCTTAATGCCCCTAAAGGAGAGTTCTTCCACATGATTTTAGGTGTATTATTAGCGGCTCTCGTTTCATTTATAGTTGCTGCTATTATCCTAAAATTCACAAAAGAACCCGAAGAAGATTTAGAAGCGGCTACTGAGAAGATGGAAGCAACAAAGGGTAAAAAATCAAGTGTAGCTTCTAAGTTATCAGGGAAAGAAGATAGTAAAGCTACAACAACTGCTGGCGCGACTACAGGCACAGCTACCGATGAAACTTCAAATAGCGATGCAAATAATGATGCAGACATATTAGATGATTATGATACAGAAAATGTCCATGCGCATGATTATAGTAAAGTAAATCATGTGATATTCGCATGTGATGCAGGTATGGGATCTAGTGCTATGGGTGCAAGCATGTTACGCAATAAATTTAAAAAAGCAGGCATACAAGATGTAAATGTGACTAATACAGCAATTAATCAATTACCAAGTGATGCTCAACTTGTTATCACACAGAAAAAACTAACAGATAGAGCAATCAAACAAGTTCCAAGTGCAATTCATATCTCTGTTGATAATTTCTTGAATTCACCAAGATATGACGAACTATTAGAAAATCTAAAAAATGAAGAAAATTAA
- the czrB gene encoding CDF family zinc efflux transporter CzrB — translation MTEKHNHNHGHVHTNNKKILLISFLIIGIFMIVEIIGGFVANSLALLSDGLHMFSDTISLGVALLAFIYAEKHATQSKTFGYKRFEILAALFNGITLFVIGVVIIVEAIGRFFTPEDVKSTEMFIISLLGLIINIIVAALMFKGGDTSHNINMRGAFLHVMGDLLGSVGAIIAALLIWGFNFTIADPIASIIVSILIIKSSWGITKSSLNILMEGTPSDVNLSKVISTIIDEPQVENVHDCHIWTISNEMNALSCHAVVADTMSIQEGEVLLNRLEHKLEHLNIQHMTIQLETNAHQHDNATLCSSIDKGSDVHAHAH, via the coding sequence ATGACTGAAAAACACAACCATAATCATGGTCATGTACACACAAATAACAAAAAAATATTACTAATTAGTTTCTTAATCATAGGTATATTCATGATTGTTGAAATTATCGGCGGCTTTGTTGCCAACAGTTTAGCATTGTTATCTGATGGTTTACACATGTTTAGCGATACAATTTCATTAGGCGTTGCTCTGCTTGCTTTTATATATGCCGAAAAGCATGCAACGCAATCTAAAACATTTGGTTATAAAAGATTTGAAATACTTGCCGCGCTATTTAATGGCATTACTTTATTCGTTATAGGGGTTGTCATAATTGTAGAAGCTATTGGACGTTTCTTTACACCAGAAGATGTTAAGTCCACAGAAATGTTCATCATTAGTCTTCTTGGACTTATTATAAATATTATAGTTGCCGCTTTAATGTTTAAAGGCGGAGATACCTCTCATAATATTAATATGCGAGGTGCCTTCCTTCACGTTATGGGTGACTTATTAGGTTCAGTGGGTGCAATTATTGCTGCTTTACTCATTTGGGGATTTAATTTTACAATTGCTGATCCTATAGCAAGTATCATTGTTTCTATTCTAATTATAAAAAGTAGTTGGGGTATCACAAAATCCTCTTTAAATATATTAATGGAAGGTACACCAAGTGACGTCAATTTGTCTAAAGTCATTTCTACAATTATTGATGAGCCCCAGGTTGAAAATGTACATGATTGCCATATATGGACAATATCAAATGAAATGAACGCCTTAAGCTGTCATGCTGTTGTAGCTGATACTATGTCTATCCAAGAGGGCGAAGTGCTCTTAAATCGACTAGAGCATAAGTTAGAACATTTAAATATTCAACATATGACCATCCAATTAGAAACAAACGCACATCAGCATGATAATGCAACATTATGTTCATCTATTGATAAAGGTTCTGATGTACATGCCCATGCCCATTAA